One stretch of Pomacea canaliculata isolate SZHN2017 linkage group LG11, ASM307304v1, whole genome shotgun sequence DNA includes these proteins:
- the LOC112575802 gene encoding proteinase-activated receptor 2-like, translating into MAVIPTEGAISAALYLTTALSTVSSTDDEVSNFSTDCIQVMHQDYPDDPISTEVEHLIGKIREAIVMPILFVTGVMGSVVSLVAFYRQNLNNRINLCLFSLELVNLINISFLFILNFDSLYRPFDEGDIGVVGAFVTNSKMLGMLGFMYGAMFLSAVVSCERCFSVLFPLHSKTLISTKVILIVIIFGSCLTVIPFFVVTWSYQVVCFHDIVTNVVVHEPTPGDFYFQYQEVISIIEGTYYGIILSIGIPIVVVISTALTGWKLNQSIAFRKETSTSDTKKETAITKMLVTLSIEFLVLSLPNIIIRIIHLFEPEVRFAGRYNNSYFLLVNIAETGSILNSSIDFFVYYSAGTKFRDTVHEMFPCLHRKSSHPQIQGKKQHNTYL; encoded by the coding sequence ATGGCGGTCATCCCAACAGAAGGTGCCATCAGCGCTGCACTTTACTTGACAACAGCTCTGTCAACGGTGAGTTCGACAGACGATGAAGTCAGCAACTTTTCCACAGACTGCATACAAGTCATGCACCAAGACTACCCCGACGACCCCATCAGCACCGAGGTGGAACACCTCATAGGCAAGATCCGGGAAGCCATCGTCATGCCCATCCTCTTCGTCACGGGGGTCATGGGGTCTGTCGTCAGCTTGGTCGCTTTCTACAGGCAGAACCTCAACAACAGAATCAACCTGTGTCTCTTTAGTCTCGAGCTCGTTAACCTcatcaacatttcttttctctttatacTCAACTTTGACAGTCTTTACCGGCCTTTTGACGAGGGCGACATTGGCGTTGTAGGCGCCTTCGTGACCAACAGCAAGATGCTGGGGATGCTGGGCTTCATGTACGGCGCCATGTTCCTCTCCGCCGTCGTGTCGTGTGAGCGGTGCTTTAGTGTGCTCTTTCCATTACATTCTAAAACACTCATCAGCACTAAAGTAATCctaattgtaataatttttggCTCATGTCTAACCGTGATACCCTTTTTCGTGGTTACCTGGTCTTACCAGGTCGTCTGCTTTCACGATATTGTTACAAACGTGGTAGTGCACGAACCAACCCCAGGTGACTTTTACTTTCAGTACCAAGAAGTAATAAGTATCATCGAAGGAACTTACTACGGTATTATCTTGTCTATCGGGATACCCATCGTTGTCGTTATCTCAACGGCGCTCACGGGATGGAAGCTGAACCAGTCAATAGCTTTTCGAAAGGAGACGTCGACCTCTGACACCAAGAAGGAAACGGCCATCACCAAGATGCTCGTCACACTCTCCATCGAGTTTCTCGTCCTCTCGTTGcccaacatcatcatcagaatcATTCATCTGTTTGAACCAGAAGTGAGGTTCGCTGGTCGTTATAATAACTCTTACTTTCTTCTCGTCAACATCGCCGAGACGGGCAGCATTCTAAACAGTAGCATCGACTTCTTTGTCTACTACTCGGCTGGCACCAAGTTCAGGGACACGGTTCATGAAATGTTTCCTTGTCTACACAGAAAGAGTTCTCATCCACAAATTCAGGGGAagaaacaacacaacacctACCTATag
- the LOC112575538 gene encoding C-C chemokine receptor type 1-like gives MQTVLKDLYLLYDITTNTHNSTDNSNVDFPEGCIPVITTDHPEDPITHATEQLIAKVRGVSLMPVLFVFGVAGTCTSIASFYKQGLNHRINLCLFSLETVNFINVAYLFLLNVDSLYRPIDDGLYGVVFAHIVNSKMLGMLGFMYGTMYLSALVAWERCLTVLFPLHSKSLLSIRTMAILILLGSVITILPFFFVAAWYEAVCFYDLVNKRSTIGVSINEMYFEHKAIISSVEGIYYGIILSLGIPIVVLIATIITGVKLRQTVSFRKQTSSVDGGKETAVTKMLLVLSVVFLVTSIPNIIVRVIPLFEPEVRADGRYKNSFLVLVSGTEVGSIMYSCVNFFIYYFAGTKYRQTVHELYGCSRLKKLFTK, from the exons ATGCAG aCCGTGCTGAAGGATTTGTACCTACTGTACGACATCACCACAAACACTCACAActcaacagacaacagcaatGTCGACTTTCCAGAGGGATGCATACCCGTGATAACCACCGACCACCCGGAGGACCCTATCACCCACGCCACCGAGCAGTTGATCGCCAAGGTGCGGGGGGTCAGCCTCATGCCTGTCCTCTTCGTATTCGGGGTGGCGGGTACCTGCACCAGCATCGCTTCCTTCTACAAGCAGGGCCTCAACCACCGGATCAACCTGTGTCTGTTCAGCCTCGAAACAGTAAACTTCATCAACGTCGCCTATCTCTTCCTCCTTAACGTCGACAGCTTGTATCGGCCAATCGACGACGGTCTCTACGGTGTCGTCTTCGCTCACATCGTCAACAGCAAGATGCTGGGGATGCTGGGATTCATGTATGGCACCATGTACCTGTCGGCTCTGGTTGCCTGGGAACGCTGTCTGACCGTGTTGTTTCCCTTGCATTCCAAGTCTCTACTCAGCATCAGAACCATGGCCATCCTCATTCTCCTCGGCTCTGTCATCAccattcttcctttcttctttgtcGCCGCGTGGTACGAGGCAGTCTGCTTTTACGATCTCGTAAACAAAAGATCGACGATAGGAGTCTCAATTAACGAAATGTATTTTGAGCATAAAGCAATAATAAGTAGTGTGGAAGGTATTTATTATGGCATCATATTGTCTCTCGGCATACCCATCGTCGTGCTCATCGCGACCATCATCACCGGTGTCAAACTAAGACAAACAGTCAGCTTTCGCAAGCAAACGTCGTCTGTTGACGGCGGGAAAGAAACGGCTGTGACGAAAATGTTGTTAGTTTTGTCAGTCGTGTTCCTCGTCACTTCCATTCCCAATATCATCGTTAGAGTTATCCCCCTCTTCGAACCGGAAGTACGCGCCGACGGTCGCTACAAAAACtcctttcttgttcttgtgAGTGGCACTGAGGTCGGCAGCATCATGTACAGTTGTGTcaacttctttatttattattttgccGGAACCAAATATCGACAAACTGTTCACGAGCTTTATGGCTGCAGTCGCTTGAAAAAGTTGTTTACCAAATAA
- the LOC112575803 gene encoding type-2 angiotensin II receptor-like, translating to MIPNQTLVTSLAQHVLTAQNTSHSWDAAPSPQGCISMVTADYPDDPISQAVEHWISKGKGAIILPVLFLLGTVGICLSLTSFYRQGLKHRINLCLFSLEFIHLLNIAFLFLLNIDSVFLPLDSGVYGPVYQFLVNHRLLGMLGFMYGAMYLTAVASCERCLTVLFPLQSKTLLSTRTMYVVIICGTCLTTLPFFVVTARYQVTCFFDVVKNSTVLKYTVNEYYFKNKDIINAVEGTYFGLILSLGLPFIVCVCTALTGFKLKQTITFRKKTSSSDTRKEAATTKMLIIISIIFLVLSIPNIFIRMVPLFQPEARADGRYNNSFGVLINGAEVGSAMNSSVNVFVYYFSGTKFRENVQEIFRCQKREKKSSMELTDHSQHQISMNRW from the coding sequence ATGATACCGAATCAGACACTGGTTACATCCCTCGCCCAACACGTGCTGACAGCACAGAACACGAGTCACAGCTGGGATGCAGCACCAAGTCCCCAAGGATGCATCTCCATGGTAACCGCAGACTACCCAGACGATCCCATTAGTCAGGCAGTGGAACATTGGATCAGCAAAGGGAAGGGAGCCATCATTCTCCCAGTCCTGTTCCTTCTTGGAACCGTCGGCATCTGCCTCAGTCTGACATCTTTCTACAGGCAAGGCCTCAAGCACAGAATCAACCTGTGTCTTTTCAGCCTGGAGTTCATCCACCTTCTGAACATCGCCTTCCTCTTCCTGCTGAACATCGACAGCGTGTTTCTTCCTCTAGACTCGGGTGTCTATGGTCCTGTCTACCAGTTCCTCGTCAACCATCGCCTGCTGGGGATGCTGGGCTTCATGTACGGTGCCATGTATCTGACAGCTGTTGCCTCGTGTGAACGGTGCTTAACTGTGTTATTTCCACTGCAGTCTAAGACTTTGCTCAGCACCAGGACCATGTATGTGGTCATCATCTGCGGCACCTGCCTGACCACCTTACCTTTCTTCGTCGTCACCGCCAGGTACCAGGTCACGTGCTTCTTTGATGTGGTGAAAAACTCAACCGTCTTGAAGTACACGGTGAACGAGTATTACTTCAAGAACAAGGACATCATCAACGCTGTCGAAGGAACATATTTTGGTCTGATTCTGTCCCTTGGTCTTCcatttattgtttgtgtttgtacgGCTTTAACAGGCTTCAAGCTGAAGCAGACAATAACCTTCCGCAAAAAGACTTCATCGTCTGATACCAGAAAAGAAGCGGCGACGACCAAAATGCTGATCATCATATCTATAATTTTTCTTGTCCTCTCCATCCCAAATATTTTCATCAGGATGGTCCCTCTCTTTCAGCCAGAAGCCCGGGCAGATGGCCGCTATAATAATTCTTTCGGCGTTCTGATTAACGGTGCAGAGGTCGGGAGTGCAATGAACAGCAGTGtcaatgtgtttgtttattatttctcagGAACCAAGTTCAGggaaaatgttcaagaaatatTTCGTTGTCaaaaacgagaaaagaaaagtagcaTGGAGCTGACGGATCACTCCCAGCACCAGATATCGATGAACAGATGGtaa